The Acidobacteriota bacterium genome includes a window with the following:
- a CDS encoding AAA family ATPase: MKTPVCFPLRRAAELDADPQPERWLIESLWADQAVGIVGGEPKCCKSFLALDMAVSVASGAPCLRRYPPRQRGPVLLFAAEDPLHIVRERLEAVALAAEIDFEALDIHVITAPTLRLDLDEHRRRLQSTVEKIKPRLLVLDPFVRLHRVDENAVADVAPLLGYLRTLQRSFQTAVLLVHHARKGAGAARAGQALRGSSEMHAWGDSLLYLRRGRAEQLKLSGEHRANPSIEGITLELKADGDALALQPVEEQTEQPETQSPPLSPDQRVEQALAQTSIPLSIREVRKACRMRMSRVSEALETLTTKGRVRKEPGGFRLVNTAPAFLVSQSPIGPAGNGRRKHPALPLLPGETDSGSAGAQPEEG; the protein is encoded by the coding sequence ATGAAGACGCCGGTCTGTTTTCCCCTGCGCCGCGCTGCGGAACTCGACGCCGATCCACAACCCGAGCGTTGGCTGATCGAATCGCTGTGGGCCGATCAGGCGGTCGGCATTGTGGGTGGGGAGCCGAAGTGCTGCAAATCCTTCTTGGCGCTCGATATGGCCGTTTCCGTGGCTTCCGGCGCCCCCTGCCTGCGTCGCTATCCGCCCCGGCAACGCGGTCCCGTATTGCTCTTCGCCGCCGAGGATCCGCTGCATATCGTGCGCGAACGCCTGGAGGCGGTCGCGCTCGCGGCGGAGATCGACTTTGAAGCACTCGATATCCACGTCATCACCGCTCCCACACTCCGGCTCGATCTCGACGAGCATCGCCGCCGGCTGCAGAGCACGGTCGAGAAGATCAAACCCCGCCTTCTCGTGCTCGATCCGTTCGTCCGTTTGCACCGCGTCGATGAAAACGCCGTCGCGGACGTGGCTCCTCTGCTGGGCTACCTGCGAACGCTTCAGCGCAGCTTCCAGACCGCTGTGCTTCTGGTCCATCACGCCCGCAAGGGCGCCGGCGCGGCGCGGGCAGGACAGGCTCTCAGAGGCTCCTCGGAGATGCACGCCTGGGGCGATTCGCTGCTCTACCTGCGCCGCGGACGCGCAGAGCAACTCAAGCTCTCGGGCGAGCACCGCGCCAACCCCTCGATCGAAGGGATCACTCTCGAACTGAAAGCGGATGGAGACGCGCTCGCATTGCAGCCTGTCGAAGAGCAAACAGAACAACCCGAAACTCAATCGCCGCCACTCTCCCCAGACCAGCGCGTCGAGCAAGCGCTCGCTCAAACCTCCATCCCGCTATCCATCCGCGAGGTGAGGAAAGCCTGCCGGATGCGCATGAGCCGTGTGAGCGAGGCGCTCGAAACTCTTACCACCAAGGGCCGCGTGCGCAAAGAACCCGGCGGTTTCCGCCTCGTGAACACTGCTCCCGCGTTTCTCGTTTCCCAATCCCCTATAGGCCCAGCGGGAAACGGTCGCCGGAAACACCCGGCCTTGCCACTCTTGCCTGGTGAAACGGACTCCGGCTCTGCGGGGGCGCAACCGGAAGAGGGATAG
- a CDS encoding IS66 family transposase — protein MILSALTRFDDSVPVEEIRLENPDAQLEGAEIIGEKVTYKLAQRPASYVVLKYVRPVVERKDGHLSCPPAAPSVLGKSMAEVSLLAGLVIDKLVYHLPLYRQHQRMKAAGIRLARSTLTEAVLRTADLLAPICQAQRQSILESSVIAMDETPIRAGRKGRGRMKMGYFWPIHGDRQEVIFPFVPTRAHGVVHELLGSYEGVLLTDGYPAYERYARQMQQVTSAQCWSHTRRQFLKAEEVEPKLTARALDLIGELYAREGELRRKSRRARKCWRGARSFAARWWRNSSSGWKLSWRAVCFCRRTPSPRRRTTRCRGGRN, from the coding sequence ATGATCTTGAGCGCTCTCACCCGTTTCGACGATTCGGTGCCGGTGGAAGAGATTCGTCTCGAGAACCCGGATGCTCAGCTCGAGGGTGCGGAAATCATCGGCGAGAAGGTGACCTACAAGCTGGCGCAGAGGCCGGCGTCCTACGTGGTCCTGAAGTACGTGCGTCCGGTGGTCGAGCGGAAGGACGGCCATCTGAGTTGTCCTCCGGCAGCGCCTTCGGTACTGGGCAAGAGCATGGCCGAGGTGAGCTTGCTCGCCGGCCTGGTGATCGACAAGCTGGTGTACCACCTGCCGTTGTACCGGCAGCACCAGCGTATGAAGGCCGCGGGGATTCGACTCGCGCGCTCGACGCTGACCGAGGCGGTGCTCCGAACGGCGGATCTGCTGGCGCCGATCTGCCAGGCCCAGCGGCAGTCGATCCTGGAAAGCTCGGTGATCGCGATGGACGAGACACCGATTCGTGCTGGACGCAAGGGTCGGGGTCGCATGAAAATGGGTTATTTCTGGCCGATCCATGGCGACCGGCAGGAGGTGATCTTCCCCTTCGTGCCGACGCGTGCCCACGGCGTGGTCCACGAGCTGTTGGGCTCCTACGAGGGCGTGCTGCTGACCGACGGCTATCCGGCGTACGAGCGCTACGCCAGGCAGATGCAGCAGGTGACGTCAGCGCAGTGCTGGTCTCATACCCGGCGGCAGTTTCTGAAGGCCGAAGAGGTGGAACCGAAGCTGACGGCGCGGGCGCTGGATTTGATCGGCGAGCTGTACGCGCGCGAGGGAGAACTCCGCCGCAAGAGCCGGAGGGCTCGAAAGTGCTGGCGCGGCGCTCGGAGCTTTGCCGCCCGGTGGTGGAGGAATTCTTCGAGTGGCTGGAAGCTGAGCTGGAGAGCCGTGTGCTTCTGCCGACGAACTCCTTCACCAAGGCGGCGCACTACGCGCTGTCGCGGCGGAAGGAACTGA
- a CDS encoding transposase, which produces MEEFFEWLEAELESRVLLPTNSFTKAAHYALSRRKELKVFLEHPGVPLDTNHLERQIRSIAVGRKNWLFCWTELGAEYVGVLQSLLQTCRLQGLSPYHYLVDVLQRVDSPPASEVALLTPRLWKERFGGDPLLSPLETHTGRTAD; this is translated from the coding sequence GTGGAGGAATTCTTCGAGTGGCTGGAAGCTGAGCTGGAGAGCCGTGTGCTTCTGCCGACGAACTCCTTCACCAAGGCGGCGCACTACGCGCTGTCGCGGCGGAAGGAACTGAAGGTCTTCCTCGAGCATCCGGGTGTGCCGTTGGATACCAACCACCTGGAACGCCAGATCCGCTCGATTGCCGTAGGCCGCAAGAATTGGCTTTTTTGCTGGACCGAGCTGGGCGCGGAGTACGTGGGGGTCTTGCAGAGTCTTCTGCAGACCTGCCGGCTGCAGGGGCTATCGCCGTATCACTATCTCGTGGACGTGCTGCAGCGCGTGGACAGCCCTCCGGCGTCCGAGGTGGCGTTGCTGACGCCGCGGCTGTGGAAGGAGCGCTTCGGCGGAGATCCGCTGCTCTCACCGCTCGAGACGCACACCGGCCGAACCGCCGATTGA